A single Simkaniaceae bacterium DNA region contains:
- a CDS encoding plasma-membrane proton-efflux P-type ATPase encodes MAALSHEDLQKMPIEEVIKQQNVKVDLGLGKEEAKKRLEQFGPNAIEEKKVSRWRKLFAFFWGPIPWMIEIAMILSGLLERWPDFIMIVALLLINAALGFFQEFKAENAIDALKQKLALKARVLRDGTWIDIESKELVPGDIIALKLGNIIPADAKLLSGEYLCVDQAALTGESLPVNKKKGDIVYSGSIAKIGEMTAIVMQTGMNTFFGQTAKLVDTAKTTSHFQKAVVKIGNFLIWTTLAVAAVILVVSLFQIEVFDTIHEKIGKLVIFMLVLVIAGIPVALPAVLSVTMAIGANRMAKFKAIVSKLISIEELAGMDILCSDKTGTLTKNELTLGDILLKSGKDAQEVILTASLASKGGEHDAIDDAIIGKLEKKEALKNYQILKYTPFDPTSKRATALVKDSTGQTFEATKGAPQVILELCSPHDRLRDDITNDVLQLASRGYRTLGVAKSNSQGGSYEFLGLIPLFDPPREDTQETIEHIRDLGLQVKMVTGDHTAIAKELAGKLGLGSNIYPAEEILSKDGKFTLEQDELIEKANGFAQVFPEHKFGIVKHLQTKGHIVGMTGDGVNDAPALKQADVGIAVSNATDAARAASDLILTQPGLKVISYAIDESRRIFGRMKSYAMYRISETIRLLLFLLLSMLIFHTPPLSAIMIILIALLNDIPIMMIAYDHMEIEPRPVTWNMREVFSVATILAVCGVISTFGLYWIGDRFWHLTASQCSSLAFMGILCGGNLTIYLTRNVHYVFSAPLPEWRFVIATLFSQAVGTLATVYGCGTEDFVGIGWEYVGYSWLYLAASFTLFIAVKELIYRSFALRPEHKEKFHEQTSKKIG; translated from the coding sequence GGCCCCATCCCTTGGATGATTGAAATAGCAATGATTTTGTCCGGCCTTCTCGAAAGGTGGCCCGACTTCATTATGATTGTAGCCCTATTGCTGATTAATGCGGCACTCGGATTTTTTCAAGAATTTAAAGCCGAAAATGCCATCGACGCCCTAAAGCAAAAACTCGCCCTTAAAGCACGCGTTTTAAGAGATGGAACATGGATCGATATTGAATCTAAAGAGCTCGTCCCCGGAGATATTATTGCCCTTAAACTCGGTAATATTATTCCTGCAGATGCCAAGCTCTTATCCGGTGAATACCTCTGTGTTGATCAAGCAGCGCTCACGGGAGAATCCCTTCCCGTTAATAAGAAAAAAGGCGATATCGTCTATTCGGGAAGTATCGCCAAAATAGGTGAAATGACGGCCATTGTCATGCAAACGGGAATGAACACCTTCTTCGGCCAAACAGCCAAACTTGTCGACACGGCAAAAACAACTTCGCATTTTCAAAAAGCCGTTGTTAAAATTGGCAATTTTCTCATTTGGACAACCCTTGCCGTAGCAGCTGTGATTCTTGTGGTCTCCTTATTTCAGATCGAAGTATTTGATACCATTCATGAAAAAATTGGAAAGCTAGTCATCTTCATGCTCGTTCTTGTGATTGCGGGCATCCCCGTGGCCCTTCCGGCCGTATTATCCGTCACAATGGCGATCGGCGCGAATCGAATGGCAAAATTTAAAGCGATTGTTTCTAAATTGATCTCAATCGAAGAACTCGCCGGCATGGATATTCTCTGTTCAGATAAAACCGGAACACTCACGAAGAATGAACTGACACTTGGCGACATCCTTCTCAAGAGTGGCAAAGATGCACAAGAGGTAATTCTAACAGCCTCTCTTGCTTCTAAAGGAGGTGAACATGATGCAATTGACGACGCAATTATAGGGAAACTCGAAAAAAAAGAGGCGCTCAAAAACTATCAAATTTTAAAATACACTCCCTTTGATCCAACAAGTAAGCGAGCAACGGCCTTAGTCAAAGACTCAACCGGGCAAACCTTTGAAGCGACAAAAGGAGCTCCTCAAGTCATTTTAGAACTCTGCAGTCCCCACGATCGCCTTAGAGATGATATCACAAATGATGTCCTTCAACTCGCATCGCGAGGGTATCGCACCCTTGGGGTTGCTAAAAGCAATTCACAAGGAGGCTCGTATGAATTTCTAGGGCTAATCCCCCTCTTTGACCCTCCCCGTGAAGATACGCAAGAGACGATAGAGCACATTCGCGATTTAGGGCTACAGGTTAAAATGGTCACGGGAGATCATACGGCCATTGCTAAAGAGCTTGCAGGAAAACTCGGCCTTGGGAGCAATATCTATCCCGCAGAAGAAATTCTCTCAAAAGACGGCAAATTTACACTTGAGCAAGACGAACTGATTGAAAAAGCCAACGGGTTTGCACAAGTTTTTCCCGAACATAAATTCGGAATTGTCAAACACCTTCAAACGAAGGGCCATATTGTGGGGATGACAGGCGATGGCGTGAATGATGCGCCTGCACTTAAGCAAGCCGATGTCGGTATTGCCGTCTCCAATGCAACAGATGCAGCTCGAGCAGCTTCAGATCTCATCTTGACCCAACCCGGATTAAAGGTGATTTCTTATGCAATTGATGAATCGCGCCGCATTTTCGGGCGAATGAAAAGCTATGCTATGTACCGCATTAGCGAGACGATCCGCTTACTTCTCTTCCTTCTCCTATCAATGCTCATTTTTCACACACCTCCCCTCTCGGCTATTATGATCATTTTAATCGCCCTTCTCAATGATATCCCCATCATGATGATCGCCTATGACCATATGGAAATCGAACCCCGTCCCGTTACATGGAATATGAGGGAAGTTTTTTCGGTTGCCACTATTTTAGCCGTGTGCGGTGTGATCTCAACCTTTGGCCTCTATTGGATTGGCGATCGTTTTTGGCATTTAACGGCATCACAATGCTCCTCTCTAGCCTTTATGGGCATCTTGTGTGGGGGCAATCTCACCATCTATCTTACCCGCAATGTCCACTATGTTTTTTCCGCTCCATTGCCCGAATGGCGCTTTGTGATCGCAACGCTCTTCTCACAAGCCGTTGGAACTCTCGCCACCGTATATGGTTGTGGAACAGAGGACTTTGTAGGGATTGGCTGGGAATACGTTGGCTATTCTTGGCTCTATTTAGCCGCTTCTTTCACCCTGTTCATTGCCGTAAAGGAACTCATTTACCGCTCCTTCGCACTACGCCCTGAACACAAAGAAAAATTTCATGAGCAAACATCTAAAAAGATAGGATAA
- a CDS encoding IQ calmodulin-binding motif-containing protein, with translation MASISPATTSTSFSPISMEDATSLLDDCSAIKIQKIWRGFRDRREVKKLARHVLEFPLFQRAIEYIRADLCSLPRAAVGKTPVYLPKEHPIAIKDLGSKKANDRFKRIKQARRLCEINGFHRLVIPKCRIYHDALIENRLPIDPYDLKAQLCLYAEHKDKFTEAVKELTHLLCQARLKHITTRYGDGFQLLSERSPIGRYDNLPLFLEDGIGKIGLIDLERFSLETPQVQKHVESACENLIHLFPHHFDAIMDISKSYCSGITFFYALFKTYGDDALHRLHIVYESHLEFILNQGITLTEPQTIVLPAPEQKETIVGHVFNEAKYNYKLHPFVNPLFGNHSKEAEIHLVTAIQDTIDAIPVFFREVLEYQLSEYAFPMDSFYQLLTCRTLRYKTPSLYIPFLEAQTARFKSQLGLEIIDPISVDCIIHLILKRFQAEELIAFHSCSFVFFDRKIDYKEHAGCLFI, from the coding sequence ATGGCATCAATCAGCCCCGCTACGACTTCGACATCCTTTAGCCCTATTTCTATGGAGGATGCAACATCCTTGCTTGATGATTGTTCTGCAATTAAAATCCAGAAAATTTGGCGAGGATTTAGAGATAGAAGAGAAGTCAAAAAATTAGCGCGGCATGTCCTTGAGTTTCCACTTTTTCAGCGCGCAATTGAATATATCCGAGCCGATTTATGCTCTCTTCCTCGGGCAGCAGTCGGAAAAACTCCCGTCTATCTCCCCAAAGAGCATCCTATTGCGATTAAAGATCTAGGCTCAAAAAAAGCGAATGATCGTTTTAAAAGAATAAAACAAGCGCGCCGGCTTTGTGAAATAAATGGCTTTCATCGATTAGTGATCCCTAAATGTCGAATTTACCACGACGCTCTGATCGAAAACCGCCTCCCGATTGACCCCTATGATCTCAAAGCTCAATTATGCCTATATGCGGAACATAAAGACAAATTCACTGAAGCCGTCAAAGAGTTAACCCACCTCCTCTGTCAAGCTCGGCTCAAACATATCACAACACGCTATGGAGACGGGTTCCAATTATTATCCGAACGCTCTCCCATCGGCCGCTATGACAATCTCCCTCTTTTTTTAGAAGATGGTATAGGGAAAATTGGTCTCATTGATTTAGAGCGCTTTTCTTTAGAAACACCCCAAGTCCAAAAGCATGTTGAAAGCGCTTGTGAAAATCTCATTCACCTATTTCCCCATCACTTCGATGCTATTATGGATATTTCAAAAAGCTACTGTTCGGGCATTACTTTTTTTTACGCGTTATTTAAAACATACGGAGATGATGCGCTACATCGCCTTCATATTGTATATGAATCCCACCTGGAGTTTATCTTAAACCAAGGGATTACTTTGACAGAACCACAGACAATTGTATTGCCGGCCCCGGAGCAAAAAGAGACGATTGTAGGACATGTTTTTAATGAGGCCAAATATAACTACAAGCTACATCCCTTTGTTAATCCCCTGTTTGGCAATCACTCAAAAGAGGCTGAAATACACCTTGTCACTGCAATACAAGACACCATCGATGCAATACCGGTATTTTTTAGAGAGGTTTTAGAGTACCAACTGAGCGAATACGCCTTTCCTATGGATTCCTTCTACCAACTGCTTACCTGCCGAACGCTGCGCTATAAGACCCCTTCTCTATACATACCATTCCTCGAGGCCCAAACCGCCCGCTTTAAGAGTCAATTGGGATTAGAAATAATCGATCCAATATCCGTAGATTGCATCATTCACCTTATTTTAAAAAGATTTCAAGCAGAGGAGTTAATTGCCTTTCATAGTTGCAGTTTTGTTTTTTTTGATCGAAAAATAGATTACAAAGAACATGCAGGCTGTTTGTTTATTTAA